A window of Globicephala melas chromosome 2, mGloMel1.2, whole genome shotgun sequence genomic DNA:
aagcaggATTTCTCTGGCTATAAAGATAGTGTTTTCGTTCTTGGGttaaatacagaaaagcacaaagaagtaAATAACTCCCATTATCCCATCACTTAGTGATGTCCATTATTAACATCTCAGCATTCTTCTCGGGAATTCTTTCAAATGTAGTTTTTACTAGTTGAGGttgtatttctttgatattttgaatcctgatttttaaaaaatccatattaTAACATGCATTTTATGACACTATCAAAAACTCTTCTTAGGtgttatatttattgaacattgtGTATCTGATGTTTCCAGGCACTGGGACTGATGGTGAATGATGTGATTCTTGACAGCAAGGGCGACTCACATATACTTAATAATTGCAAAACTGATGAGGgctttgaaagaaaaaactttcaacatAAGAAATTTGTTCTAGACTAGGGAGAGGGATAAGAGGAGAGTCATGGAAGGCTTCCCGAAGGAAGTCATGTTTGCTCTCTGAAGACTGAGTAGAACAGCACCACAGCCCACCATGCTCTCCAAACAGTGGCCTGCCCATATTGGCTGATGGATCTTTGTTCTGAAAGACTGGACCTGGGAGATCCAAACATGTTTTTAATGTGCAAAGAGGGTTCTGAGACCAAGGCAGTGCATTGTAAAGACAGCTTTGGAAATAAAAGTCTAAACAACAGTATAATTCACATGGTTCCAAACTTGGCTACTTATTCACCCCAACCAAGGCAGAACACTCATCAGCAGAATTTGGTGTAGTCTGTTGTTTCTACCATGACCCTCTCTTACACGCACCTGACATAACTGTGAGATCCTCTGGGTGGTAGATCCTGGGGGTGAATAGGGAGGGGTCTGCTGGATGCCTCTTTGGTcctccctccccaagccccagAGTCCTCTGCCAGTCCCTTGGCCTGAGGCTGCCTCCCCGCATTTGTAGCCTGACCCTCTATGTGGAAGTAGCCTGCAGTGGGCTCCTGGGGGCCGGGAAGGGAACCATGATCGCAGCCCCTGACCCAGAGAAGATGTTCCAGGTGAGCCGGGCTGAGCTGGCCGTGTTCCACCGGGATGTCCACAAGCTCCTGGTGGATCTGGAGCTGCTGCTGGGGATGGCCAAGGTACTCGACACCCCCGCGCCACCTGCTCACACTCTAGAGCCCTGTTCCAGGCAGGCTGTTTCTTGGGTCAGATAGTTGGAGCTCTGGGAATCCAGAATAGGGAGGGTGTTTCATGCCTGCCTGAGTGTTGAGAGGATTTCCCTGTGtaaaggggaggaaggagacagTGCTGAGCAGGGGGGCCAGCAGGAGCACAGGGTTGGAGGTAGGGAGGAGCTCTGCTGAGAACCCGTGGGAGATCAGCTGGGGTCTAATTTTGGAGACTCTGCTTGCTTGAGATGGGGATTAAGGGACAGAACCCTGCTGCAGGGCCTCGGGGAGGACAACCAGCGCAGCTACCAGGCCCTGTACACAGCCAACCAGATGGTGAACATATGTGACCCCGCCCAGCCGGAGACCTTCCCAGTGGCCCAGGCCCTGGCCTCCAAGTTCTTTGGCCAACGTGGGGGTGAAGGCCAGCATACCATCCATGCCCTGGGGCACTGCCACATTGATACAGGTAGGGCAGCAGTTGTCTGGGCTGGTTCGGGGAGGCAGGAGTGGCCTCGAAGACCTGGCTGTGCCCTGGAAGCACTGTGTGATCCACATCGAGTTCTTGCCCCTCTTGGACCCCAGTTTTCCCTTGGGAAAGGGGAATGGGCTGTAGGCTCTGCTAGACGTGGCTTcgtttattctttcaacaaaatcTGATGCCCCGTGTGGCCCCATGCTAGATATTGGGAGGCTAGGACTATAGAGACTGGTGATCACAAAATAGGCAGACACAGTTGCTGccaggatggagggaaggatcGGGGGCTGGGGAGCCCAGAAGAGGCATTTAACCCAGCTGGGTCTGGGGGATTCAAGAAAGGTTTCTCAGAGGAGATGACCTTTGAACAGAGTGAGGATGAGTAAGAATTTGACAAGTGCCCAAGTCCTCAGATAGGAGTGATGTGGAAGTAGTTGAGATGGGGACTCAAGCCCAGGGGGAGGTTTCCTGGGGAGGATCAGGAGGTCAGTTTTGAACCTGGTTAAGTCTGCAGTGTCTGTGAGGCTTATgggaaattacatttttaaaaaactccccaAAGTATTGATTCTGATGCAGCTAAAGTTTCTGAACCACAGAACAAGGGCTTTCTCTGCTGTGCCAAAGCATGGGATGTAGAGTTCTGGGCTGGTAAAGAAGGAACTGAGGCCTAGAGGTTGCAAGAGGCTGTAGTGCCTCACGCAGGACAGCTGGCCCAGGCAGGTCCATCTCAGGAAGCTGTGCCCTCTGTTCCAGGCTGTCCTTCAATGTGCGTGCAGGGGAAGGGCCAACCCCCACTGCCTCTTACAGGATCCTCTCAGGGGTGTCTGAACCTCAGAGTAAGGCTATTCCAGGGACTGGGGCCTCCATTTCCTGATGTAAAATTGATCCGATAGGCCCAGCCAACCTCCTTTCCCCAGTCCCTACTCCTACCTTGCAAGAGTGATGTAAAGTGACAGCTCAGGAGAGATGCCACAGGACTTTGCAGGGAAAGGGCCTGGGATGGACGGAAGGCTAGGATGACCCTCTGGAGGCCCAGGCTGGGCGTGGTTGGatgctggggggcaggggtgcgGCTGGAGATCTGTGAGGAGCTGGGGACCTTGCTGCTCTCTtatcctccaccctcctccccgtCTAGCCTGGCTCTGGCCCTTCAAGGAGACCGTGCGGAAATGTGCCCGGAGCTGGGTGACAGTCGTTCAGCTCATGGAGCGGAATCCTGAGTTCATCTTTGCCTGCTCCCAGGTCAGAGGGACGGCTGTGCGGTGGTACCTGGAGCCCAATGGGGGCTAGTGTGAGGTTCCGAGGGCTTCTGGGGCCTGAGGGGCAGGGCTACTCACCCTCAGCCACCCACTGGGCCCCAGGTGCTCAGCCCTGGATGGGGTTCTTGTCCCCCTGGCCCAGCTCCTGCCTCGTTTGCCCCACAGGCACAGCAGCTCGCGTGGGTGAAGAGCCACTACCCTGGCCTGCATGCCCGGCTCCAGGAGTTCGCCTGCCGTGGGCAATTTGTGCCCGTCGGGGGCACCTGGGTGGAGATGGTAAGTGCAGTCCACAGCCCTGGCCCCAGAAACCTCCCCTCTGGCAGACAGACAGGTGGGCCTGTGAGGAGATGGACACTCCCTGGGCACTGACTATAACCCAGTGTCACAGCCCTGGCTGCTCCTGTCCGGGTGGTTGGCCTGAGCTCCACCTGGTGCTGACCCCGGCTGCCTCCCTGTTCCCTCACTGCCAGGATGGGAACCTTCCCAGTGGAGAGGCCATGGTGAGGCAGTTCCTGCAGGGACAGAGCTTCTTCCTGCAGGAGTTTGGGAAGATGTGCTCTGAGGTAGGCTGGGAGCCGGCTGCGCCTGCAGGCGCATGGGGCTGGAGCTTGCCCTTGAGTGATGAGGGGCAGAGGCTGTGGCCGTGCTGCCGAGCCGTGGTTCCCGTGCCCAGAGGCCCTTTCCCTGCAGTTCTGGCTGCCAGACACATTCGGCTACTCAGCGCAGCTCCCACAGATCATGCGCAGCTGTGGCATCAGGCACTTCCTCACCCAAAAACTGAGCTGGAACCTGGTGAACAACTTCCCGGTGAGCAGGCCCCAGGGAACCAGGCTCAGAGTGGGCCTGGGTCCCACCTAGCCCATACATCTCCGTCCAGGCTTATTGAGGGGCCCTGGACAAGCCACCCAACCCCGACCCAGAGAAGGCATGCCTCCCCCAGGGTCACACAACAGGAGGGGCAGGTCTAggaggcccagctctgcctcagCCCTGACTCTGCCCTCTCTCTTCTACCTGTTTCCCTGCCTGCAGCACCATACCTTTTTCTGGGAGGGGCTGGATGGCTCCCGGGTGCTGGCCCACTTCCCGCCTGGTGACTCATATGGGATGCAGGGCAGTGTGGAGGAGGTGAGAGGGCACCTAGTGGCCAAGGTCGGGGATGGGAGGCAGGCTGGAGAGGGCTGGGTGTCCTGTTCTAAGCTGACCCTGAGCCCACCTGTGCAGGTGCTGAAGACTGTGGCCAAAAACCGGGACAAGGGGCGTACCAACCACAGTGCCTTCCTCTTTGgctttggggatgggggtggtggccCCACCCAGACCATGGTGGACCGCTTGAAGCGGCTGTGCAATACAGATGGGCTGCCCAGGTCAGGCCTGGGCTCACTCAGCCCTACCCTCCACCCTTGCCCTTAGTCCCTTCTGCTCAAATATTGCGCCCGACACCTCCCCTAAACCTTGTCCCCCTCCAATCCCAGACCATGGGCTCCTCCCAACTTCTACCCTGGTGGTAGGGTGAGGGGAAAGCTAAAGGTGGGACGGGGCTTAAACCTACTAGAGAGAAAACTCTCCTGGGGTATCCAGAACTGGCTTTGTGTGGACAGGGAGCTTTCTGGGCGTGGCTCCTTTCTGTCGGGACTGGGTCTCTTGTCACCCTTGCATGGAAGAAGGGTGAATCACACGGCCAAGCTGGGAGACCCAGGCTTGCAGTCTCCCTCAGGGTGCAGTTCTCTTCTCCGGAGCGACTCTTCTCGGCGCTGGAGGGCCACTCGGAGCAGCTGTGCACGTGGGTCGGAGAGCTCTTCCTGGAGCTACATAATGGCACCTACACCACCCATGCCCAGGTCAGGAGCTGGTTGCTGAGCCAAATGGGGAGGGCGTGCCCTTGAGAGGCCCAGAGGGtcagaggaggaagcaggggaCAGAGCCCAGCCCAGACCTGGGGGAAGAGGCTTGTGTTCCACGGAGGAGCCGAGAGGAGAGAAGTGCAAGAGCCGGGTGGTCAGGAGCCTGGAGGAGGCAGGACTGAGCATCCCTGAGGGAGGAAGGGCTTGGGCTgagcggggaggagggaggcatcTGGGGTAGATAACTCACAAGAGGCCCTGGGGAGCCACCAGGGGTTCTGAGCAAGGGAAGGCTTTGGAAGGTGTCCTGGGATGCTTGAACAGACTCTAGACTGATTCTCCCTACCCTGGGCTCAGATCAAGAAGGGGAACCGGGAGTGTGAGCGGATCCTGCATGACGTGGAGCTGCTCAGCAGCCTGGCCCTGGCCCGCAGTGCCCAGTTCCTCTACCCGGCCGCCCAGCTACAGGACCTCTGGAGGTCAGTCTGTCTTCTGCCCCCCTGCCACCCACTAACCTCACCCCAGACACCTCTgcggctgcccctccctcccagccttccGCAGCCCTGCCCTTGGCCCCCCGCAGGCTCCTGCTTCTGAACCAGTTCCACGATGTGGTGACTGGAAGCTGCATCCAGCTGGTGGCAGAGGAAGCCATGTGCCACTACGAAGGTGAGGCTGACAACATTTCCGCTGCTCTCCAGCACCCAGGGCAGAGTGTCTCCTGTGGGACATTCAGGGGTCACCCAGACCCACTGCCCACCCATGACCAGCCAGTCTCTCCCCAGACATCCGTTCCCGTGGCAACACGCTGCTCAGTGCTGCAGCCGCAGCCCTTTGTGCTGGGGAGCCAGGTCCTGAGGGCCTCCTCATTGTCAACACACTGCCCTGGAAGCGCACTGAAGTGCTGGCCCTGCCCAGGCCTGGTGGGGCCCACTGCCTAGGTATGAGCTGGGGAGAAGGGTGGCTACTGTAGCAGGAGGGATCAAGGCCAAATCGAGAGTTGGGGACATTCCCCTGGAGATCTCTGCCCCGGGTTGCCCCAGGCTAGAGAGTACTAGTAATGCTCACcccctccagccccccaccccgccccgagTATGGTTCCTGGAAGGTGAAGGAGGCTGTGCTGATGCCCAGGCCTCATCCCCAGCTCTGGTGACAGTGCCCAGCATGGGCTATGCTcccgctcccacccccacctcgcTGCAGCCCCTGCTGCCCCAGCAGCCTGTGTTTGTAGTGCAGGAGGTGAGTGCTGGCACATCGCCGTGGGCGGGGGCTGGCTGTCCTGGGCTGTCCCTGACAACGTGGGGGTTCTGAGCTCCCCAACCTGGAGCAGGTGgcaaggcagggctggggctggggttgggCGGGCTGTTGGTGGCGGGAAGCCTCTGCAGACTTAGCCTCAAGGCCCCCTCCCACCAAGACTGACGGTTCTGTGACTCTGGACAACGGCATCATCCGGGTGAGGCTGGACCCAACTGGCCGCCTGACGTCTCTGGTGCTGGTGGCCTCTGGCAGGTGCTAACCCCTCACTGCCCTCTCCCAGTGCCTGGCAGGGGACCCCAGACCTCTCATTCCCTCTGTCCCCTGGCCACAGCTGACCACAGTAGCCCACAGGTGGCTCAGGACTGGGACCCACACATGGAATGGGGCCGGCTGGGTTAGGAGTCTCCTGTCCTCTGGGCCTACTCAccctacctcccaccccacccacctcACTCAGCTGGAGAGACTGCGGTCATACAGTTATAAAGCGCCAGTCTCCATGTCCTTCCAGGGAGGCCATTGCTGAGGGTGCCGTGGGGAACCAGTTTGTGCTGTTCGATGATGTCCCCCTGTACTGGGACGCGTGGGACGTCATGGACTACCACCTAGAAACACGGTGCGGGGTGGGCAGGACTCGGGGGCGGCGTGGGATAGGAGAGTATTGGGCCCCCTCCGCCAGGCCGTCCTGGCTCAGCGCCTCCCTCCCCTGTTCCCCAGGAAGCCAGTGCTGGGCCAGGCAGGGACCTTGGCCGTGGGCACTCAGGGTGGCGTGCGGGGCAGCGCCTGGTTTCTGCTGCAGATCAGCCCCAATAGTCAGCTCAGCCAAGAGGTGGTGCTGGACGTCGGCTGCCCCTATGTCCGCTTCCACACCGAGGTAGCAGGGGGCAGGGCGGTGGGTATCTTCCCTGGGTGTGGCCGGCGAGGAGGGGTCCCTCCCCTTGCACCCCTACCTCCACCCCCGACAGGTGCACTGGCACGAGGCCCACAAGTTCCTGAAGGTGGAGTTCCCTGCCCGTGTGCGGAGCCCCCAGGCCACCTTTGAGGTCCAGTTCGGACATCTGCAGCGGCCCACCCACTACAACACCTCTTGGGACTGGGCCCGATTTGAGGTCTGACGTGGGGTGGTGTGGGGCGGGGTGTGGTGGAGGGTTTGGATCCTCCCTGGCTGGGGAGAGACTCGTTGTGTGGTATGGggtgaggaggaggaagatgatgGTCAGCATTTGCTGGTTCCTGACACGtatgccaggcatggtgctaaATGCTTTCTGTTTAGTCTGATATTCATGCCCATTTGGTGGGGTAAGTACCCTTATCCCCCTTTCCCAGATGAGGAGCCGGGGCTTAGACAGGTTGTGTGGTGTGCGCAGGGCCTCCTGTAGTGAGAGCTGGCATTCAATCGTGTGGTCCCAGAGCTTCCCTCAGTCTACTGACAGGAGCTCTGGAGCACGAGGAGGCGGCGGGGCCACCAAGTGGGTCTCCGATCTACCCTCCAGGTGTGGGCCCACCGCTGGATCGATCTGTCAGAGCACGGCTTTGGGCTGGCTCTGCTCAATGACTGCAAGTATGGCGCGTCAGTGCGAGGCAGCGTCCTCAGCCTCTCCCTGTGAGTGGGGTGCCTCCCAGGGACGGGTATGGGAGCGCGGTCTTCCCAGGACAGAACTTCGGCGGCTCCAGCCTGGCCCttaccaccctccccaccccagcttgcGGGCGCCCAAGTCCCCTGACGCCACGGTTGACATGGGGCGCCACGAGTTCACCTACGCGCTGATGCCGCATGAGGGTGAGTGCTGCGGCCCCGATACCTCTCTGCCCCGCTCAGCCTCGGTTGCCCCAACGGTAAGTGGGGAGCTCTCCAGCAGTCCCACGCCCCTACCCTCATTTTCCACGACGCGTCCCTTTCCGGTCTGCGCCCAGGGTCCTTCCAAGACGCTGGCGTTATTCCCGCTGCCTACAGCCTCAACTTCCCCCTGTTGGCGCTGCCCGCCCCAGGCCCGGCACCCGCCGCCGCCTGGAGCGCCTTTTCAGTGTCCTCGCCCGCAGTCGTGTTGGAGACCGTCAAGCAGGCAAGGGCCGGTGGAGTGCGGGGAGCGGGCCGGGGTCCCGAGCTGGGCCCGCCCTcggccccacccaccaccacctccctccGTAGGCGGAGACCAGCCTCCAGGGCCGCAAGCTGGTCCTGAGGCTGTACGAGGCCCACGGCAGCCACGTGGACTGCTGGCTGCACATGTCGCTGCCGGTTCAGGAGGCCGTCCTGTGAGTGGGGGcgcggggtgggagtgggagtccTGCCCTCGCGGGGCCCTCATGGTCCCTCCTGTTCTCCAGCTGTGACCTCCTGGAGCGCCGTGACCCTGCTGGCCCCCTGCCCCTTCGGGACAGCCGCCTGAAGCTCACCTTTTCTCCCTTCCAAGTGCAGTCCCTGTTGCTCGTGCTGCAGCCCGCACCGAGCTGAGATGAGTCCCTGAGCGTGGGGTTTTGTTTGTGGAAGGCTTTGGGGGCTCCTCATTTCTGCCTGTCAAGCCTGAAGCAAGGATAGTTACCTCTTGAACAATAAACGCTTGGCTTAGGAACCCTGCTGGTAGCCCCTGCTCAGTCCGCTCAGGTCCCAAACTCAGGCATTGAGGGGGGAAGTTTTTACCCTAGGCATCTGGGGACAGGGGCAAGATCTAAGGTTATCTGTGCGCGCAGGGTCTGGATTGCAGGCCCCATGACAGAGACGGGGGATATCGGTGACCATAAGCTGACTGTAAGACCACGATATAAGACgctcttctgggacttccctggcggtccagtggttaagactctgagcttctaatgcaggggacgggtcgggaaactaagatcccgcatgccatgtggtgcggccggtggggtggggggaaaagaagcagcagcagctcttCCCCCGTGTCCACAGGcagagggcctggggctggggaggaggcctgGAGGGTGGGTTCTGGCTGGTCCCCACTAGGAGGGGAGCATTGACTAGTCTGGACTAGGCTAGGGGAGCAGCCACATGAGGAATCCTGGACTGGAGGAGCTGTAGAGCCTGGGCTGCCCCGGGGGACGGGGTGGGTCTCTGCACCACCTCTGAAGGGCTGTCCCTGCAGAGGCAGACTGTCCTGAGAGCCAGGGCCTTGAGGCCTGGGATGGGGCTCAGTCTGCCATGCTGAGGCAGTGGCCCTCCTGTCCCCAGGGCTGGGCACCAGGCCTTCCACATTCGGTTTTCCCAGACCTTCTGCAGCCAACCCAAGAAGTTCAAGGTTTATCAGTTTACTAAAAATTACAGCCTTTTTCACGTGGGCTTAAAAAATGGGGACAATGGGTACAATTAAAAACATCATAGTTGTACAGGGAATGGCCACAGGGCCAGGGGCAGCCAGTCCCCTGCAACTTCCAGGAAGCCGCACAGGCCCAGATCCAGGGCAGCAGGAAGGGGTGGATGCAAGCAAGGAGACCctcctgctaagaggctgaggtCTCCTCAGGCTCCGAGGATGGGGTGTCAGCCTTGATCTTTTGGGGTCTGCGGTGGCCTGTGGGGAGGACAGGTGAGGTGGCAGCTCGGACCCCAGGCTGAGGACTCTGTCCCAACAGCCTCCCTGCCACCTTTGTCGACGTGTTCCTCCCACCCGCACTGCCATCCCTTCCTCTCCTGGAGAGCCCGTTTTGGTGGTGCCCCTTCCCTCCCTAGAGGAAGATGCTGAGGAAGGCCCACCTGAGGTCGCTGGttgcctcctcctcttccctttctcagGGACGCAGGGGGCTTCTGGGTCCCGTTGGAGGCTGGTCCCCTCGGGCTGCTGGGCCGCAGTCTGCTCAGGAAGGCCTCTCCGTGCCCTTCGTGTCCTTGAAGGGGCCTTGTTTGGAGATGGAGGATTCTGGGTGGAGAAGACACGGGTCCCTGAAGAGCTCAGCAAGTCACAGGTTGGTTAGAACCCACCATTGCCCTCCATTGTCAAGGGAAGGAGCTGCCCAAGAGCCTGGCCTGGGAGGTACAGCCAGGACAGGAGAGGGTACAGGGAGGGGGTAGGAGCAGGGAGACATACCTCCACTTGGTCCTCAGGACCCCTCTGTGCTCCCTTGGATTTCTTCTTGCGGGACTTGCCCCCTGCAGGATACTGTTGCTGATGGGGTTGGAGGGCCTTGTGGCCGCAGCCCCCTTTCTCTAGACTCCCATGCTCCCACTCTGGAGTGCCTCCGAGGGTTGGGGTGGGGACTGGGATGGAGAAGGGTGCTGTAGCCCTTGCAGGCAACTAGTCCTTTTCCCTCTCATTACATTAGGCATAGCTTACCTTTGGGCGCCAAGGGTCCAGGATCCCCCTAAAATGGAATCAGGAGAATTCAGGAGTCAATCTGGCAGGGGTAGTTTTCCTTGGAGAGGCAGAACTCACACCTGTCCTTCCAGATCAGTGAAGCCCCTCCCCTAGGAAGCCTCTCTGACCGTCCCCTCCCCCCCAGGTCAGAGCCAACAGCAAGGTAACCCTGCCCTGGGCTGCTCCACTAGCTGGGACCCTGGGACTCCGAGGAGGGGAggggcatagcacagggaaagcTTAGATCCTCAGGAACAGTGCAACCCCAGGTCTTTCCATCCCACCAGCTTCCTTAGGGCTCCATTTGCCTGTGTGAGCATTAGAGCCCAAACCTGGAACCAGATGGTGCGGCCATGCCGGTCCCGCAGGGAGCTCATGCCTGGCGTGCCATAACACCGCAGCCAGGCTTGGAAGGCAGCAAAGTCCTCCTCCGTGCTCTCCGGCCCATAGCCTTTGCCCCCTGTGGGACAGAGGAGCCAGGCGGAGGTCAGAGGGCTGACTTAGGCTGGGAGCGGGGGGAGCCCAGTTAGACCTGAGCTTTACAAGCTGATGGACTGAGTCAGGGGGCCAaggctctccctcctccagctgtgtgacctcaggctggTGTCTTCCCCACTCTGGGCCATGGCTTTCCCATCCTGGAGTTGAGTTAAGAATCCTTGCCCTGCCTGCCTCATGGGGCAGCTCAGGGGACATAGACACCCGACACGTGAAGATCAGTGAAGGAGGCCTAGTCCATTTAAGAACGACTAGGTTGACAAACTTCCATTCCCCAGGCAGGGaaccaggcccagagaggggcaggaacTGTCCCAGGTTACACGATATGTCAAAGCAGACCTAGCTGGCCATCTTTGCCTCCCAGGCCTCACCCAGCTGGACCACTTCCTTGGGCACTGAGTGGCAcagctccagtaggtctgggttCTGCAGCTTGGCCCTGATCTTCTGGCTCAGGGTCAGCTCCGGGCTCTGGAGAAGAGGCAGGGGTAGGACCTGGATGTCAGTATGAGGCAGGGCCACTCAGAAGGCAGCTGACCCCTTGAGGAACAGACCCCTTCTGAGCTTGGCAGGACTCAGACAGTTCATCTGCCCCCCCATCACCTCCCCCACGCACACACATTGTAGAGATGGGGAAACAGCCTGGAAACCGAGAATGGACCTGCTTGAGTTAAGCTGGAGACGCCTGACCCAGCCCAGACCCTTGTCGGCCTGCACTAATAGGTGCGTGCatccctccctgcagcctcaccGGCCTGCGCTGCTGCAGTGCCTCCAGAACCGTGCGGGCCTTCTCGAAGGGGGGTATCCTCAGCCTGCAGTGAGGTGGAGAGAGGGCGCCACGCTAAGCAGTGGGGAATGTGGGCACACCCAGCCACCCCAGCCCTCATGCCCAGGGCCTGCCTGCTGACCGGTATAGGATCTCTGCCCGCAGATAGTTGCCAATGCCATTGAAGAACCTCTGGTCCAAGAGGGCCTCACAAATGG
This region includes:
- the NEIL1 gene encoding endonuclease 8-like 1, with the protein product MHTWPNLLSSSPTGPGHPSHRMPEGPELHLASHFVNEACSELVFGGCVEKSPVSRNPEVPFESSAYHISALARGKELRLTLSPLPGAQPPRGPLALVFRFGMTGSFQLVPSDALPPHAHLRFYTAPPGPRLALCFVDIRRFGRWDLGGKWQPGRGPCVLLEYEQFRENVLRNLADKAFDRPICEALLDQRFFNGIGNYLRAEILYRLRIPPFEKARTVLEALQQRRPSPELTLSQKIRAKLQNPDLLELCHSVPKEVVQLGGKGYGPESTEEDFAAFQAWLRCYGTPGMSSLRDRHGRTIWFQGDPGPLAPKGGKSRKKKSKGAQRGPEDQVENPPSPNKAPSRTRRARRGLPEQTAAQQPEGTSLQRDPEAPCVPEKGKRRRQPATSGHRRPQKIKADTPSSEPEETSAS